A portion of the Faecalibacterium sp. I3-3-89 genome contains these proteins:
- a CDS encoding recombinase family protein produces the protein MRNEKITPLYERLSRDDELQGESNSISNQKQMLEDFARRNGLPNPTHFTDDGISGTRFDRPGFLAMMEEVEAGRVEAIVIKDMSRLGRDYLKVGQVMEVLRQRGVRLIAINDGVDSLKGDDDFTPFRNIMNEFYARDTSRKIRSVFKSKGMSGKHLTGTVIYGYLWDEKREHWLVDEEAAEVVRRIFSLTLEGYGPYQIACKLSADRIEIPVVHLARFNEGVNRSKPVKDPYGWGSSTIVNILKKREYLGHTINFKTRKHFKDKKSHYVSEDEWTIFENTHEAIIDQQTFDLAQKIRSNVRRYPNGWGEAAPLTGLLYCADCGGKMYVHRTNNGKRISQYTCSNYTKVPCGTLCPTQHRINESAVLTLVSDTLRAIAEYSRNDRTEFIHTVQETQVAQQSADISKKRRRLAAAQKRAGELEKLICKIYEDNALGKLPDARYRALDAQYAKEQDALEIEIAELEKAVTGYEQSQKSAEKFIALIDKYENFDTLTNTMLNEFVEKILVHERARKGSQDTTQEIEIYFNFLGHYIPPSLQPVPLTPEEQEELQKKEERKDRLHQNYLKRKASGAQKRYEDKIKAKKKAEMDAKKALIRAEDMKKGIFSTVGQLPKEEPRKATSAAV, from the coding sequence ATGAGAAACGAAAAAATCACCCCACTGTACGAGCGCCTGAGCCGGGACGATGAGTTACAGGGCGAGAGCAATTCCATATCCAACCAAAAACAGATGTTAGAGGATTTTGCCCGCCGGAATGGGCTGCCCAACCCTACGCACTTTACCGATGATGGTATCTCAGGCACTCGTTTTGACCGCCCCGGATTTTTGGCGATGATGGAGGAAGTGGAGGCAGGGCGTGTAGAGGCAATCGTCATCAAGGACATGAGCCGGTTAGGACGCGACTATCTGAAGGTCGGTCAAGTTATGGAGGTTTTGCGGCAGCGAGGCGTTCGTCTGATTGCCATCAACGACGGAGTGGACAGTCTGAAAGGTGATGACGATTTTACCCCGTTCCGCAACATTATGAATGAATTTTACGCCCGTGATACCAGCCGGAAAATCCGATCTGTGTTTAAGTCAAAAGGCATGAGTGGCAAGCACCTGACCGGCACTGTGATTTACGGCTACTTATGGGACGAAAAACGGGAGCATTGGCTGGTAGATGAGGAAGCCGCCGAAGTGGTACGCCGTATCTTCTCCCTCACGCTGGAGGGATATGGGCCTTATCAGATCGCCTGCAAATTATCCGCAGACCGGATTGAAATTCCTGTCGTACACCTTGCCCGCTTCAACGAAGGTGTGAACCGTTCAAAGCCGGTCAAAGACCCCTATGGATGGGGATCATCTACCATTGTGAACATCTTGAAAAAGCGAGAGTATTTAGGGCACACCATCAATTTCAAGACCCGCAAGCACTTTAAGGACAAGAAAAGCCACTATGTTTCTGAGGACGAGTGGACGATCTTTGAGAATACCCATGAAGCCATTATCGACCAGCAGACCTTTGATTTGGCGCAGAAAATCCGCAGCAATGTACGGCGTTATCCAAACGGCTGGGGCGAAGCGGCTCCCCTCACAGGCTTGCTCTATTGTGCCGATTGCGGCGGCAAGATGTATGTCCACCGCACCAACAATGGCAAGCGGATTTCTCAATATACCTGTTCCAATTATACCAAAGTTCCGTGTGGGACACTATGCCCTACACAACACCGTATCAATGAGAGTGCTGTTCTGACATTGGTTTCTGACACGCTCCGGGCTATCGCTGAATATTCCAGAAATGACCGGACGGAATTTATTCACACCGTTCAGGAAACGCAGGTTGCTCAACAGAGTGCCGATATATCGAAAAAGCGCAGACGTCTGGCTGCTGCCCAAAAGAGAGCCGGAGAACTGGAAAAACTGATTTGCAAAATCTATGAGGACAACGCCCTCGGCAAGCTGCCGGATGCACGATATAGGGCGCTTGATGCACAGTATGCCAAAGAGCAGGATGCACTTGAGATTGAAATCGCAGAGCTGGAAAAGGCTGTTACCGGCTATGAGCAGAGCCAGAAATCCGCAGAGAAATTTATAGCCCTAATTGATAAGTATGAGAATTTTGACACTCTGACAAACACCATGCTCAACGAGTTTGTAGAGAAAATCCTTGTCCACGAACGCGCCCGAAAAGGCAGCCAGGACACCACGCAGGAAATTGAAATCTACTTCAATTTTTTAGGGCACTATATCCCACCATCCTTACAGCCGGTTCCTTTAACCCCGGAGGAACAGGAAGAACTGCAGAAAAAAGAAGAACGCAAGGACAGGCTTCATCAGAATTATTTGAAGCGGAAAGCCAGCGGCGCACAAAAACGGTATGAGGACAAAATCAAGGCGAAGAAAAAAGCGGAAATGGACGCTAAGAAAGCCTTGATCCGGGCTGAGGATATGAAAAAAGGTATTTTTTCTACTGTCGGGCAGCTGCCGAAAGAAGAACCGCGCAAAGCAACCAGCGCAGCAGTCTAA
- a CDS encoding sensor histidine kinase: MDFLRNKEVRLQIMLCIGVTVIGSVLSYFFCMKFYWVTFLTGCAITAISLIFTYRRYMKISSLSQDIDRLLHGEESIRFDDYGEGELAVLENEISKMTLRLLVQSGQLQKDKKYLADSLADISHQLKTPLTSLEILNAALSQEGIDFEQQSSLLHEQLLLLSRMEWLIDVLLKLSRLDAGTIKFENKSFPVEKLVQQATAPFDIMLDIKNIKMDISDIEEIQLYGDIKWLAEALSNVVKNCIESTPDGGQVKISAEENAMYVKLCVIDSGTGIAEEDIPHLFERFYRGKNSGKNGAGIGLALAKAIITQQNGRIIAENIMPCGAKFTIFFDRGVA; encoded by the coding sequence ATGGATTTTTTACGAAACAAGGAAGTTCGATTGCAAATAATGCTCTGTATTGGTGTGACGGTGATTGGGAGTGTTTTAAGCTATTTCTTTTGCATGAAGTTCTATTGGGTTACATTTTTAACTGGCTGCGCCATCACCGCTATTTCCCTTATATTCACATATCGCCGCTATATGAAGATTTCTTCTTTAAGTCAGGATATTGATAGACTATTACATGGTGAAGAAAGTATTCGTTTTGACGATTATGGTGAGGGAGAGTTAGCTGTTCTGGAAAATGAGATTTCAAAAATGACATTACGGCTTTTAGTGCAATCGGGACAGCTGCAAAAAGATAAAAAATATTTAGCGGATTCTTTGGCGGATATTTCCCACCAATTAAAGACACCGCTGACTTCTCTTGAAATATTGAATGCTGCGCTTTCACAAGAAGGTATTGATTTCGAACAGCAATCTTCACTATTGCATGAACAGTTATTACTGTTGTCACGTATGGAATGGCTGATTGACGTTTTATTAAAGCTGTCGCGTCTTGATGCAGGGACAATCAAATTCGAAAATAAGTCCTTTCCTGTGGAAAAATTAGTCCAGCAGGCAACAGCGCCATTTGATATCATGCTGGATATTAAAAATATTAAAATGGATATTTCAGATATAGAGGAAATTCAACTATACGGGGATATCAAGTGGCTTGCAGAAGCTTTGTCTAATGTTGTAAAAAATTGTATTGAATCTACTCCCGATGGAGGACAAGTAAAAATCAGCGCTGAAGAAAATGCCATGTATGTGAAATTGTGTGTTATCGATAGCGGAACAGGCATAGCGGAGGAAGATATTCCACACTTATTTGAGCGTTTCTATCGAGGTAAGAACTCCGGCAAAAACGGGGCAGGGATTGGCTTGGCCTTAGCAAAAGCAATTATCACGCAGCAGAACGGAAGGATTATCGCTGAAAACATAATGCCATGTGGGGCAAAATTTACAATTTTCTTTGACAGAGGGGTTGCATAA
- a CDS encoding helix-turn-helix transcriptional regulator, with protein MAKVEDCPGFETFGADVKAAREAKRLARKTLAEMVGIEWRYLANIENQGAIPSLPVMIQLIKVCGLPVERYFNPEIMREESAQRQRVSHKLKLCPEEYLPIIEGAIDGALKMEQTAKQKEDA; from the coding sequence ATGGCGAAAGTTGAAGATTGTCCCGGTTTTGAAACCTTCGGTGCGGATGTCAAAGCCGCACGAGAGGCAAAGCGTCTGGCACGAAAAACATTGGCAGAAATGGTTGGGATTGAATGGCGGTATCTTGCCAACATTGAGAATCAAGGTGCGATTCCGAGCCTGCCTGTGATGATCCAGTTGATTAAGGTCTGCGGACTTCCCGTAGAGCGATATTTTAACCCGGAGATCATGCGGGAAGAAAGCGCACAGCGGCAGCGGGTCAGCCATAAGCTGAAGCTTTGCCCTGAAGAATACCTGCCGATTATCGAAGGTGCCATAGACGGGGCGCTCAAAATGGAACAGACTGCGAAGCAGAAGGAGGACGCATAA
- a CDS encoding PcfB family protein gives MQEEIEQKSFNIMISTTKLSARTVLRAVKAAFRLYQSKTSQGKQSVRTLLRQNRGVSSVEISKTGIRGLERYAKKYGIDYAIRKDTSEVPPRYLVFFKAPDAEAFNSAFKEYSASLLNKDKRPSVLARLHELVQAAAELSGKVRRKQEERGL, from the coding sequence GTGCAGGAAGAAATCGAACAGAAGTCATTCAACATTATGATCTCCACCACAAAGCTGTCTGCCCGGACCGTCCTCCGGGCGGTAAAGGCGGCATTTCGGCTATACCAGTCCAAAACATCCCAAGGTAAGCAGAGCGTCCGCACTCTTCTGCGGCAGAACCGGGGCGTGTCCAGCGTGGAGATCAGCAAGACCGGCATCCGTGGTCTGGAACGCTATGCCAAAAAGTACGGCATCGACTACGCCATCCGCAAGGACACCTCTGAGGTGCCGCCCCGGTATCTGGTCTTTTTCAAAGCCCCGGACGCAGAAGCCTTCAACTCGGCGTTCAAAGAGTATTCGGCATCTTTGCTCAACAAGGACAAACGCCCCTCGGTGCTGGCACGATTGCATGAACTGGTGCAGGCCGCAGCGGAACTTTCCGGCAAAGTCCGGCGCAAGCAGGAGGAACGCGGCTTATGA
- a CDS encoding ABC transporter permease, producing METIFTLTLRTLQQNKKRAFLTIFTIILSVGMMTAVLCGGWSMLRFLQEKEAVYGGDYAYRIELTSQQQAETLMQGKNIENVSLLRFAGSSFYGEPSNKNLLAIAEINDAFVENFYLEQYLLEGRYPFNENEIVLTQDFIDDNGLTFSVGDTIQLLLGTRVWDEIDTELYGLVNYLGDRESFHPDTAERTYTIVGIVSEMNGSKVASDFNAYIGISNNETNLSAFVKCKDISKSIYAEAEENAKAVGGIVSAFHSDLLIYHGVTAGKGAVKMIAAVAVVILLLMAACSAMISNVLSISLQERIKQLGMLASIGATSKQKKASVTIEAFLLGIIGIPLGLLFGLGLTVVVLAMIRISFKDTFTFGMIELKTYIYWLPFLLGAISGIGSLFFACKTPGKIASKVTVIDTLKQTNIYQVKQKWITHGKLMSIFFGIYGSLASKNIHRNPKRFRAITLSIFLAVVLGLSLYSFSDFMLFQTSMDMKEDGSSYTDVQAAVPYKDLATAAKAISDEGISADISYRISRYMTAAFEEENINSDMAGYFINGNFAELYVVGIDEEHFRAICKENDLNYTGYDGKPNHGILFNHATGNYGTSPNRVVVGSPFVLENGCKIELEYGDDTNKTVIVQDIVNGNNASIQSQFVQDRAVLIVPMSFFQWLLNDDTAIELTINTAQHEEVAECLADTGFFQVVDVASTTENSRQTYMLLKMMVCIFTVLMTMIIGLNVCNTISNTIDVRRSEFAVLRSVGMTSGDLKKMLLLESVLYGMKSLIFAIPISLIIHYVMYSMISKGMTPFVFYINWGAYGIAVIMVALVVVTAMLFSLRSIEKVEIVKELKTGSM from the coding sequence ATGGAAACAATATTTACCCTTACATTAAGGACACTGCAACAAAACAAAAAGCGTGCATTTCTTACGATTTTCACGATCATTCTTTCGGTAGGTATGATGACTGCTGTCTTGTGTGGCGGCTGGTCCATGCTTCGCTTTTTGCAAGAGAAAGAAGCCGTATACGGTGGAGATTATGCGTATCGTATTGAACTCACCTCGCAGCAGCAAGCGGAAACTCTTATGCAAGGAAAGAATATAGAGAATGTGTCGTTGCTACGTTTCGCTGGAAGTAGTTTTTACGGAGAACCATCTAATAAAAATTTGCTTGCCATTGCAGAAATCAACGATGCATTTGTCGAAAATTTTTATCTGGAACAATATTTACTGGAAGGCCGTTACCCGTTCAATGAAAATGAAATTGTCTTAACGCAAGATTTTATTGACGATAATGGGCTTACATTCTCTGTTGGGGATACGATACAACTTTTACTTGGTACGCGAGTGTGGGACGAAATCGACACAGAGTTATATGGATTAGTAAATTATCTGGGTGATAGGGAAAGTTTTCATCCAGATACTGCGGAGCGGACATATACCATTGTTGGTATTGTATCTGAAATGAATGGGTCTAAAGTAGCCAGTGACTTTAACGCTTATATCGGAATTAGCAATAATGAAACTAATTTATCGGCATTTGTAAAGTGCAAGGATATTTCTAAGTCTATATACGCCGAAGCGGAAGAAAATGCAAAAGCAGTTGGTGGTATTGTGTCAGCATTCCATTCTGATTTGCTCATTTATCATGGTGTGACTGCGGGTAAGGGAGCTGTAAAGATGATTGCGGCTGTTGCTGTAGTTATTCTATTGCTAATGGCTGCTTGCTCTGCCATGATTAGCAATGTCCTTTCGATTTCTCTGCAGGAACGTATTAAGCAGCTTGGTATGCTTGCGAGTATCGGTGCAACAAGTAAACAGAAGAAAGCCAGCGTTACCATAGAAGCCTTTCTACTTGGCATAATTGGTATTCCATTGGGCCTGTTATTTGGTTTGGGTTTAACGGTTGTTGTTCTGGCAATGATACGGATTTCCTTTAAAGACACTTTTACTTTTGGAATGATTGAGCTAAAAACATATATTTATTGGCTCCCTTTTCTCCTGGGAGCAATTTCAGGTATTGGTTCTTTGTTTTTTGCTTGTAAAACTCCGGGAAAAATCGCTTCAAAAGTTACAGTAATCGATACATTGAAGCAAACCAACATTTATCAAGTAAAGCAAAAATGGATAACACATGGAAAACTAATGTCAATATTTTTTGGAATCTACGGATCGTTGGCTTCAAAAAATATCCATCGGAATCCGAAACGCTTTCGTGCGATAACGCTTTCTATTTTTTTAGCTGTGGTTCTTGGGTTATCCTTGTATAGTTTTTCGGATTTTATGCTTTTTCAAACATCTATGGATATGAAAGAAGATGGTTCAAGTTATACAGATGTTCAAGCTGCTGTTCCGTATAAAGATTTAGCAACTGCTGCGAAAGCAATTTCTGATGAGGGTATTTCAGCAGACATATCCTATCGTATTTCCCGATACATGACAGCTGCATTTGAGGAAGAAAATATCAATTCAGATATGGCGGGATACTTTATAAATGGCAACTTTGCAGAATTATATGTTGTGGGTATTGATGAAGAACATTTTCGCGCTATTTGTAAAGAAAATGATTTGAATTATACAGGATATGATGGCAAGCCAAATCACGGAATACTATTCAATCATGCAACTGGGAATTATGGTACGTCTCCAAATCGTGTTGTAGTTGGTTCTCCGTTTGTGCTTGAAAATGGGTGTAAAATCGAACTGGAATACGGCGACGATACAAATAAAACGGTCATTGTTCAAGATATTGTGAATGGAAATAATGCGAGTATTCAATCACAATTTGTTCAAGATAGAGCTGTCTTGATTGTTCCAATGTCTTTTTTTCAGTGGCTGCTGAATGATGATACCGCTATTGAACTTACCATTAACACAGCACAGCACGAAGAAGTTGCGGAGTGTTTAGCGGATACGGGATTTTTTCAAGTGGTTGATGTGGCAAGTACAACGGAAAATTCCCGCCAGACATATATGCTTCTCAAAATGATGGTTTGCATCTTCACGGTCTTAATGACAATGATTATTGGACTAAATGTATGCAATACGATTTCAAATACCATAGATGTCCGTAGAAGTGAGTTTGCAGTATTGCGATCTGTTGGCATGACATCTGGTGATTTAAAGAAAATGTTACTTTTGGAATCTGTATTATATGGCATGAAGTCGCTGATATTTGCAATACCGATCAGCTTAATCATTCATTATGTCATGTATTCCATGATTTCGAAAGGAATGACCCCATTTGTGTTTTATATCAATTGGGGAGCATACGGAATCGCTGTTATTATGGTTGCACTTGTAGTAGTAACGGCAATGCTGTTTTCTTTGCGAAGTATTGAAAAGGTTGAAATTGTGAAAGAATTGAAAACTGGGAGCATGTAG
- a CDS encoding TnpV protein, whose amino-acid sequence MSKLTYIRCGDYDIPNLKLSVLPETSIGKYGRMRKSYLKEHRPILYNQLLMSEKLYPHLLEIDRTAQERMDTMLPHMMEAAGVTEELKACDPMRWVGLMNTLTAQIEEILLMELICS is encoded by the coding sequence ATGAGTAAGTTGACTTACATTCGTTGCGGAGATTATGATATACCCAACCTAAAACTTTCTGTGCTGCCGGAAACTTCTATCGGCAAGTACGGCAGGATGCGAAAATCCTACCTGAAGGAACATCGCCCCATTCTCTACAACCAACTGCTGATGAGCGAGAAGTTGTATCCACACCTGTTAGAGATTGACCGGACAGCGCAGGAGCGCATGGACACCATGTTGCCTCACATGATGGAGGCTGCGGGTGTCACTGAGGAACTAAAAGCCTGTGACCCTATGCGTTGGGTGGGACTGATGAACACATTAACGGCACAGATTGAGGAAATTTTACTCATGGAACTGATTTGCAGCTGA
- a CDS encoding helix-turn-helix domain-containing protein: MDYMTLKEAAEKWGVTPRWINYYCTAGRIPGAVKMATIWLIPKTAEKPIDGRTKRRKGDKHEKNTAG; encoded by the coding sequence ATGGATTATATGACACTAAAAGAGGCCGCCGAAAAATGGGGCGTGACCCCACGATGGATAAACTATTACTGCACTGCGGGTCGCATCCCCGGTGCTGTAAAAATGGCGACGATTTGGCTGATTCCGAAAACTGCGGAAAAGCCGATTGATGGTCGGACAAAAAGAAGAAAGGGAGATAAGCATGAAAAAAATACTGCTGGTTGA
- a CDS encoding DUF3847 domain-containing protein — MTKPREKTREELTAEIEDGKKKIRQFENREKMLRQKLSKEERRTRSHRLIVRGAVFESIVPEAKNMTDEEAAALLRLALTSEPAREYLKKRAESGNAE, encoded by the coding sequence ATGACGAAACCGAGAGAGAAAACCCGCGAGGAATTGACTGCCGAGATTGAGGACGGAAAGAAGAAAATCCGGCAGTTTGAGAACCGGGAAAAGATGTTGCGTCAGAAGTTATCCAAAGAGGAACGCCGGACACGCAGCCACCGCCTTATCGTCCGGGGCGCGGTCTTTGAAAGCATTGTGCCGGAAGCAAAGAACATGACCGACGAGGAAGCCGCAGCACTTCTCCGGCTTGCATTGACGAGTGAACCAGCGCGGGAATATCTGAAAAAACGAGCCGAAAGCGGGAACGCCGAATAA
- a CDS encoding response regulator transcription factor: MKKILLVEDDPNIVSSLTLFMKNEGYLVDSANGQQTALQKIAQEQYDIILLDISLNDGNGFSTCSAIKSQKDIPIIFLTADDDEFSVVSGLELGADDYICKPFRPRELLARINTVLRRKNGKSEFLSCKDITVDVQKAVVRKGNTELFLSALEYRLLLVFLQNPGVVFSRKKLLEMIWDVTGDFISDNTLTVYMKRLRDKIETNPQEPEILLTVRGLGYKAGE, from the coding sequence ATGAAAAAAATACTGCTGGTTGAAGATGACCCCAATATAGTGTCCTCCCTTACTTTATTTATGAAAAATGAAGGCTATCTGGTTGACAGTGCAAATGGACAACAAACTGCTTTACAGAAAATAGCTCAGGAACAATACGACATTATCCTTTTAGATATTTCGTTGAATGATGGAAATGGTTTTAGCACTTGCTCAGCAATTAAGAGCCAAAAAGACATTCCCATTATCTTTCTGACCGCAGATGATGATGAATTTAGTGTTGTTAGCGGTCTGGAATTGGGTGCAGATGATTATATTTGCAAGCCGTTCCGCCCAAGAGAATTATTGGCAAGAATCAACACTGTGTTGCGCAGAAAAAATGGAAAAAGTGAATTTCTGTCTTGTAAAGATATTACAGTTGATGTTCAAAAGGCGGTTGTCCGAAAAGGAAATACAGAGCTATTCCTTTCGGCATTAGAATACCGTTTGCTGTTGGTGTTTTTGCAGAATCCGGGTGTTGTATTTTCAAGGAAAAAACTACTTGAAATGATTTGGGATGTTACAGGTGATTTTATTAGTGACAACACATTGACTGTCTATATGAAAAGATTGCGAGATAAAATTGAAACAAATCCACAAGAGCCGGAAATTCTTTTGACTGTTCGCGGGCTTGGGTATAAGGCTGGTGAATAA
- a CDS encoding RNA polymerase sigma factor, with the protein MIEDEKIIEMFFERSEQGIRELDIKYGKVCHKLSYNIVNSRQDAEECVNDAYLGAWNAIPPANPHPLLTYICKIVRNISLKIYYRKEAAKRNSTYTIAMEEIEACIADPNTVEAEIEARELARIIESFLDTLTVENRVIFMRRYWFSDSCKDIAEFVGLSEKNISVRLTRIRQKMKSYLAEREVFV; encoded by the coding sequence ATGATAGAAGATGAGAAAATCATTGAAATGTTTTTTGAGCGTTCAGAGCAAGGCATACGGGAGCTGGATATAAAATACGGTAAAGTCTGCCACAAGTTATCGTATAACATTGTTAACAGCAGGCAGGACGCGGAGGAATGTGTCAACGACGCTTACTTAGGAGCATGGAACGCAATCCCCCCGGCGAACCCCCACCCGCTTCTGACCTATATCTGTAAAATCGTTCGGAACATTTCACTGAAAATCTATTACAGAAAGGAAGCAGCCAAGCGAAACAGCACTTACACGATTGCTATGGAGGAAATCGAAGCCTGTATAGCAGACCCGAACACAGTGGAAGCCGAGATTGAAGCCAGAGAGTTAGCCCGTATCATTGAAAGTTTTCTGGACACGCTGACCGTCGAGAACCGCGTTATCTTCATGCGCCGCTATTGGTTTTCCGATAGCTGTAAAGACATAGCCGAGTTTGTAGGGCTTTCGGAGAAAAATATCTCCGTCCGGCTGACCCGTATCCGACAAAAAATGAAAAGCTATTTAGCAGAAAGAGAGGTATTCGTATGA
- a CDS encoding RNA polymerase sigma factor — protein sequence MEVTINYNGQAVAVEVTLEVYEFLDRADHKTENLFHEQRRHWDGREFDEYIITTEGVGVCSETPEEYLCRMETLHELMAVLDTCTEAQRRRFLLYALDGLSLAEIGVLCGCSKVAVYQSVEAVRKKFINFFENRLNE from the coding sequence ATGGAAGTTACCATCAATTATAACGGACAAGCTGTTGCCGTGGAGGTCACGCTGGAAGTCTATGAATTTCTTGACCGGGCCGATCATAAAACGGAGAACCTGTTCCATGAACAGCGGCGGCATTGGGATGGCCGGGAGTTTGACGAGTACATCATTACCACCGAGGGTGTAGGGGTCTGCAGCGAAACGCCGGAGGAATACCTTTGCCGCATGGAAACGCTGCATGAGCTGATGGCTGTTCTGGACACCTGTACCGAGGCCCAGCGCCGCCGGTTCCTGCTCTATGCGCTTGACGGGCTGAGCCTTGCAGAGATCGGTGTGCTGTGCGGCTGCTCCAAAGTGGCTGTTTATCAAAGTGTGGAGGCGGTCAGAAAAAAATTTATAAATTTCTTTGAGAACAGGCTTAACGAATGA
- a CDS encoding ABC transporter ATP-binding protein, translating to MEILRVENVCKTYHTGETTVNALTDISFSVQKGEFVAIIGASGSGKSTLLHILGGIDRPTSGEVIVDGQSVYEQTEDQLAVFRRRQVGLIYQFYNLIPVLNVEENITLPIRLDGRKINKKRLAELLEVLGLTKRRKHLPSQLSGGQQQRVSIGRALINAPAILLADEPTGNLDTQNTQEIMQLLKASNKSYHQTIVLITHDREIALQADRILEIQDGQLVRDEVIR from the coding sequence ATGGAAATATTAAGAGTTGAAAATGTTTGCAAAACATACCACACAGGTGAAACCACAGTGAATGCCTTGACCGATATTTCATTTTCAGTGCAAAAAGGAGAATTTGTTGCAATAATTGGCGCATCTGGCTCTGGTAAATCCACTTTGCTCCATATTCTCGGCGGTATTGATCGTCCCACATCAGGCGAAGTAATTGTAGATGGTCAAAGTGTGTATGAACAAACGGAAGATCAACTTGCCGTGTTTCGCAGACGCCAAGTAGGACTGATTTACCAGTTCTATAACTTGATTCCGGTCTTGAATGTAGAGGAAAATATTACCCTGCCTATTAGGCTGGATGGGCGAAAAATAAATAAGAAGCGTTTAGCAGAATTGTTAGAGGTACTTGGCTTAACAAAGCGTAGAAAGCATTTGCCAAGTCAGCTTTCAGGTGGGCAGCAACAACGTGTGTCCATTGGTCGTGCGCTTATTAACGCTCCTGCAATTCTCTTAGCTGATGAACCTACGGGAAACCTGGATACACAAAACACACAAGAAATCATGCAACTTTTGAAAGCTTCTAATAAATCCTATCATCAAACGATTGTCCTGATTACCCATGACCGGGAAATCGCTTTACAAGCAGATCGGATTTTGGAAATACAGGATGGTCAGCTTGTCAGGGATGAGGTGATTCGCTGA
- a CDS encoding DUF4368 domain-containing protein, giving the protein MAQVCSASEDRQEKAARSIRQRKQRNEKRTDELTRLIRKLYEDNVSGRLSDTLFEQMLRDFEAELSDLTEIVSQDQQELERISRETINAEKFLSLVRKYTDFSELTPAMINEFVEKILVHQAQGKGASRIQEIEIFFNFVGKVDIPHKEVELTEEEKAALAEQERRRAKKAEYNRRYMEKKRRQWKEQQEQEQAEQLPLAAEQKGEHIA; this is encoded by the coding sequence ATGGCACAGGTCTGCTCCGCTTCCGAGGACAGGCAGGAAAAAGCTGCAAGATCCATTCGCCAGCGGAAGCAGCGCAACGAGAAGCGTACCGATGAACTGACCCGCCTAATCCGAAAGCTCTATGAGGACAATGTAAGTGGCCGACTTTCCGATACCCTTTTTGAACAAATGCTCAGAGATTTCGAGGCCGAGCTAAGCGATTTGACAGAAATCGTTTCCCAAGACCAACAGGAACTTGAACGCATAAGCAGGGAAACCATCAACGCCGAAAAGTTTCTTTCCCTTGTCAGAAAATATACAGACTTTTCCGAGTTGACCCCTGCCATGATAAATGAGTTTGTAGAAAAAATCCTCGTCCACCAAGCCCAGGGCAAAGGAGCAAGCAGAATACAGGAAATTGAAATTTTCTTTAATTTTGTTGGTAAGGTGGACATCCCTCACAAGGAAGTGGAACTGACCGAGGAAGAAAAGGCCGCGTTAGCGGAACAGGAACGCCGCCGAGCGAAAAAAGCAGAGTACAATCGACGCTATATGGAAAAGAAACGCAGGCAATGGAAAGAGCAGCAGGAGCAGGAGCAAGCCGAGCAACTGCCCCTTGCCGCCGAACAGAAAGGAGAACACATAGCATGA